From Scomber scombrus chromosome 21, fScoSco1.1, whole genome shotgun sequence, one genomic window encodes:
- the eef2k gene encoding eukaryotic elongation factor 2 kinase isoform X6, whose translation MEDELMFSMEEVGSARKPPVQRSTPNQRTSSLSDANASDDDDDDSFICSILDDSAKDICHYMKNLVYSRQLSNSLPKSNFTYRNDTETEQVAEPRSHKYTVLSESAREAWKKAVQKAKAMPDPWAEFHLEAIETEPCTRYRYNAITGEWAQDQIHIKMASQPFGKGAMRECFRAKKLSNFSHSSNWKSASNYVAKRYMEEVDRDVYLEDVRLQMEAKLWGEEYNRHRPPKQVDIMQMCVVEMTSRPGKPFFHLEHFIEGKYIKYNSNSGFVKDDNIRLTPQAFSHFSFERSGHQLIVVDIQGVGDLYTDPQIHTEIGTDFGDGNLGVRGMALFFHSHLCNKICKSMGLTPFDLAHAEKSQLDCTNKLLKSAQTVLRGQEEVCGSPRVRTISGSRVPPMLSRLSETSSADDNMSDADSIPCSPHTFPYSPIAAHGSMGKSPFGSYFTGSYENERLNHNNTGDHKETDSGGDSGYPSERRSEGDVNDQVDGAHHRYQRHYSESDEDSVKRLTEEKWSFYHSSRAHVHRPSCVATEVERLNSLLQKKIGQSVLGKVHLAMVRYHEAGRFCEKNEQWDQKSAMFHLETAAQCGELEAIVAMGQCCLQLPHHILPDMELEDCAGNRMRGFKYLLQAAEAGDRCCMTTVARAFDSGFNLPVDRPQDWEEAIHWYDKVLNMTDYDEGGEFDGTQDEPRYLLLAREAEMYQEGGFNLTADPQRSGDLFTEAAEAAMAAMKGRLASKYFMKAEECWALMEE comes from the exons ATGGAGGATGAACTGATGTTCAGCATGGAGGAGGTGGGCAGTGCTAGGAAGCCCCCCGTCCAACGAAGCACCCCCAACCAGCGGACATCCTCTCTCAGTGATGCCAACGCTAGCGATGACGACGATGACGATAGCTTCATCTGCTCCATCTTGGACGACTCCGCCAAAGACATCTGTCACTACATGAAAAATCTGGTTTACAGCCGCCAGCTTTCAAACTCTCTTCCCAAGAGCAACTTTACATACAGG AATGATACAGAAACAGAACAAGTGGCAGAACCTCGATCGCACAAGTACACGGTTTTGTCTGAGAGCGCACGG GAAGCATGGAAAAAAGCTGTTCAAAAGGCCAAAGCCATGCCCGACCCCTGGGCAGAGTTTCATCTGGAGGCGATAGAGACTGAACCATGTACACGCTACAG GTACAATGCCATCACAGGAGAATGGGCTCAAGACCAGATCCACATCAAGATGGCTTCTCAG CCGTTCGGGAAAGGGGCCATGAGAGAGTGCTTCAGAGC GAAGAAGTTGTCTAATTTCTCACACAGCAGCAACTGGAAGTCAGCTTCAAACTATGTGGCCAAGCGTTACATGGAGGAGGTGGACAGAGACGTTTACCTAGAAGATGTCAGGCTGCAGATGGAGGCCAAACTCTGGGGAGAGGAGTACAACCGCCACAGGCCTCCTAAACAG GTGGACATCATGCAGATGTGTGTGGTGGAAATGACGAGCCGGCCAGGTAAACCTTTCTTCCACCTGGAACATTTCATCGAGGGCAAGTACATCAAATACAACTCCAACTCCGGCTTTGTGAAAGACGACAACATTAGACTCACTCCACAG GCCTTTAGTCACTTTAGCTTTGAGCGGTCGGGCCACCAGCTGATTGTGGTGGACATCCAGGGGGTTGGAGACCTCTACACTGACCCTCAGATCCACACAGAGATCGGCACTGACTTTGGAGATGGAAATCTGG GGGTGCGAGGCATGGCGCTGTTCTTCCACTCTCATCTGTGTAACAAGATCTGCAAGAGTATGGGTCTGACGCCTTTTGACCTGGCCCACGCAGAGAAATCCCAGCTGGACTGCACCAACAAACTGCTT aaatCAGCTCAGACAGTGCTGAGGGGTCAGGAGGAGGTTTGCGGTTCTCCTCGAGTACGCACCATATCAGGAAGCCGAGTGCCTCCGATGCTATCCCGCCTGTCTGAGACTTCATCTGCAGATGACAACATGAGCGACGCGGACTCCATCCCCTGCTCGCCTCACACGTTCCCCTACTCCCCCATAGCTGCACATGGATCTATGGGCAAGTCCCCTTTTG GCTCATATTTTACTGGAAGTTATGAAAATGAAAGACTCAACCATAACAACACAGGTGACCACAAG GAAACGGATAGCGGCGGGGACAGCGGATACCCAAGCGAGAGGAGGAGTGAAGGGGATGTGAATGACCAAGTGGACGGG GCCCATCACCGCTACCAAAGACATTATTCCGAGTCGGATGAGGACAGTGTCAAACGG CTGACAGAGGAGAAGTGGAGCTTCTACCATTCATCTCGCGCTCACGTCCATCGACCTTCCTGTGTGGCCACTGAGGTAGAGCGACTCAACTCTCTGCTCCAGAAGAAGATCGGCCAGTCGGTCCTCGGAAAG GTCCATCTGGCAATGGTGCGGTACCATGAAGCGGGCCGTTTCTGTGAGAAGAATGAGCAGTGGGATCAGAAGTCAGCCATGTTTCACCTGGAGACAGCAGCCCAGTGTGGAGAGCTGGAGGCCATCGTGGCCATGGGACAGTGCTGTCTGCAGCTGCCCCATCATATCCTGCCAGACATGGAGTTGGAG GATTGTGCAGGAAACAGGATGAGAGGTTTCAAGTATCTGCTACAAGCTGCTGAAGCTGGTGACAGATGTTGTATGACCACAGTGGCCAGAGCCTTTGATAGTGGATTCAATCTGCCCGTTGACAGGCCA CAGGATTGGGAAGAGGCGATACACTGGTATGACAAAGTGTTGAACATGACAGACTACGACGAGGGGGGAGAGTTCGATGGGACGCAGGACGAGCCTCGTTACCTGCTGCTGGCCAGAGAGGCAGAGATGTACCAAGAGGGAGGCTTCAACCTCACTGCAGACCCTCAGAGATCAG GTGACCTGTTTACAGAAGCAGCAGAAGCTGCCATGGCGGCCATGAAAGGCCGGTTGGCTAGCAAGTACTTCATGAAAGCTGAAGAATGCTGGGCACTAATGGAGGAGTAA
- the eef2k gene encoding eukaryotic elongation factor 2 kinase isoform X3, which produces MEDELMFSMEEVGSARKPPVQRSTPNQRTSSLSDANASDDDDDDSFICSILDDSAKDICHYMKNLVYSRQLSNSLPKSNFTYRNDTETEQVAEPRSHKYTVLSESAREAWKKAVQKAKAMPDPWAEFHLEAIETEPCTRYRYNAITGEWAQDQIHIKMASQPFGKGAMRECFRAKKLSNFSHSSNWKSASNYVAKRYMEEVDRDVYLEDVRLQMEAKLWGEEYNRHRPPKQVDIMQMCVVEMTSRPGKPFFHLEHFIEGKYIKYNSNSGFVKDDNIRLTPQAFSHFSFERSGHQLIVVDIQGVGDLYTDPQIHTEIGTDFGDGNLGVRGMALFFHSHLCNKICKSMGLTPFDLAHAEKSQLDCTNKLLKSAQTVLRGQEEVCGSPRVRTISGSRVPPMLSRLSETSSADDNMSDADSIPCSPHTFPYSPIAAHGSMGKSPFGSYFTGSYENERLNHNNTGDHKETDSGGDSGYPSERRSEGDVNDQVDGAHHRYQRHYSESDEDSVKRLTEEKWSFYHSSRAHVHRPSCVATEVERLNSLLQKKIGQSVLGKVHLAMVRYHEAGRFCEKNEQWDQKSAMFHLETAAQCGELEAIVAMGQCCLQLPHHILPDMELEDCAGNRMRGFKYLLQAAEAGDRCCMTTVARAFDSGFNLPVDRKQDWEEAIHWYDKVLNMTDYDEGGEFDGTQDEPRYLLLAREAEMYQEGGFNLTADPQRSGDLFTEAAEAAMAAMKGRLASKYFMKAEECWALMEE; this is translated from the exons ATGGAGGATGAACTGATGTTCAGCATGGAGGAGGTGGGCAGTGCTAGGAAGCCCCCCGTCCAACGAAGCACCCCCAACCAGCGGACATCCTCTCTCAGTGATGCCAACGCTAGCGATGACGACGATGACGATAGCTTCATCTGCTCCATCTTGGACGACTCCGCCAAAGACATCTGTCACTACATGAAAAATCTGGTTTACAGCCGCCAGCTTTCAAACTCTCTTCCCAAGAGCAACTTTACATACAGG AATGATACAGAAACAGAACAAGTGGCAGAACCTCGATCGCACAAGTACACGGTTTTGTCTGAGAGCGCACGG GAAGCATGGAAAAAAGCTGTTCAAAAGGCCAAAGCCATGCCCGACCCCTGGGCAGAGTTTCATCTGGAGGCGATAGAGACTGAACCATGTACACGCTACAG GTACAATGCCATCACAGGAGAATGGGCTCAAGACCAGATCCACATCAAGATGGCTTCTCAG CCGTTCGGGAAAGGGGCCATGAGAGAGTGCTTCAGAGC GAAGAAGTTGTCTAATTTCTCACACAGCAGCAACTGGAAGTCAGCTTCAAACTATGTGGCCAAGCGTTACATGGAGGAGGTGGACAGAGACGTTTACCTAGAAGATGTCAGGCTGCAGATGGAGGCCAAACTCTGGGGAGAGGAGTACAACCGCCACAGGCCTCCTAAACAG GTGGACATCATGCAGATGTGTGTGGTGGAAATGACGAGCCGGCCAGGTAAACCTTTCTTCCACCTGGAACATTTCATCGAGGGCAAGTACATCAAATACAACTCCAACTCCGGCTTTGTGAAAGACGACAACATTAGACTCACTCCACAG GCCTTTAGTCACTTTAGCTTTGAGCGGTCGGGCCACCAGCTGATTGTGGTGGACATCCAGGGGGTTGGAGACCTCTACACTGACCCTCAGATCCACACAGAGATCGGCACTGACTTTGGAGATGGAAATCTGG GGGTGCGAGGCATGGCGCTGTTCTTCCACTCTCATCTGTGTAACAAGATCTGCAAGAGTATGGGTCTGACGCCTTTTGACCTGGCCCACGCAGAGAAATCCCAGCTGGACTGCACCAACAAACTGCTT aaatCAGCTCAGACAGTGCTGAGGGGTCAGGAGGAGGTTTGCGGTTCTCCTCGAGTACGCACCATATCAGGAAGCCGAGTGCCTCCGATGCTATCCCGCCTGTCTGAGACTTCATCTGCAGATGACAACATGAGCGACGCGGACTCCATCCCCTGCTCGCCTCACACGTTCCCCTACTCCCCCATAGCTGCACATGGATCTATGGGCAAGTCCCCTTTTG GCTCATATTTTACTGGAAGTTATGAAAATGAAAGACTCAACCATAACAACACAGGTGACCACAAG GAAACGGATAGCGGCGGGGACAGCGGATACCCAAGCGAGAGGAGGAGTGAAGGGGATGTGAATGACCAAGTGGACGGG GCCCATCACCGCTACCAAAGACATTATTCCGAGTCGGATGAGGACAGTGTCAAACGG CTGACAGAGGAGAAGTGGAGCTTCTACCATTCATCTCGCGCTCACGTCCATCGACCTTCCTGTGTGGCCACTGAGGTAGAGCGACTCAACTCTCTGCTCCAGAAGAAGATCGGCCAGTCGGTCCTCGGAAAG GTCCATCTGGCAATGGTGCGGTACCATGAAGCGGGCCGTTTCTGTGAGAAGAATGAGCAGTGGGATCAGAAGTCAGCCATGTTTCACCTGGAGACAGCAGCCCAGTGTGGAGAGCTGGAGGCCATCGTGGCCATGGGACAGTGCTGTCTGCAGCTGCCCCATCATATCCTGCCAGACATGGAGTTGGAG GATTGTGCAGGAAACAGGATGAGAGGTTTCAAGTATCTGCTACAAGCTGCTGAAGCTGGTGACAGATGTTGTATGACCACAGTGGCCAGAGCCTTTGATAGTGGATTCAATCTGCCCGTTGACAG GAAGCAGGATTGGGAAGAGGCGATACACTGGTATGACAAAGTGTTGAACATGACAGACTACGACGAGGGGGGAGAGTTCGATGGGACGCAGGACGAGCCTCGTTACCTGCTGCTGGCCAGAGAGGCAGAGATGTACCAAGAGGGAGGCTTCAACCTCACTGCAGACCCTCAGAGATCAG GTGACCTGTTTACAGAAGCAGCAGAAGCTGCCATGGCGGCCATGAAAGGCCGGTTGGCTAGCAAGTACTTCATGAAAGCTGAAGAATGCTGGGCACTAATGGAGGAGTAA
- the eef2k gene encoding eukaryotic elongation factor 2 kinase isoform X4, which translates to MEDELMFSMEEVGSARKPPVQRSTPNQRTSSLSDANASDDDDDDSFICSILDDSAKDICHYMKNLVYSRQLSNSLPKSNFTYRNDTETEQVAEPRSHKYTVLSESAREAWKKAVQKAKAMPDPWAEFHLEAIETEPCTRYRYNAITGEWAQDQIHIKMASQPFGKGAMRECFRAKKLSNFSHSSNWKSASNYVAKRYMEEVDRDVYLEDVRLQMEAKLWGEEYNRHRPPKQVDIMQMCVVEMTSRPGKPFFHLEHFIEGKYIKYNSNSGFVKDDNIRLTPQAFSHFSFERSGHQLIVVDIQGVGDLYTDPQIHTEIGTDFGDGNLGVRGMALFFHSHLCNKICKSMGLTPFDLAHAEKSQLDCTNKLLKSAQTVLRGQEEVCGSPRVRTISGSRVPPMLSRLSETSSADDNMSDADSIPCSPHTFPYSPIAAHGSMGSYFTGSYENERLNHNNTGDHKETDSGGDSGYPSERRSEGDVNDQVDGIKMVVPPRVSADLYSVTPDHEWLTEEKWSFYHSSRAHVHRPSCVATEVERLNSLLQKKIGQSVLGKVHLAMVRYHEAGRFCEKNEQWDQKSAMFHLETAAQCGELEAIVAMGQCCLQLPHHILPDMELEDCAGNRMRGFKYLLQAAEAGDRCCMTTVARAFDSGFNLPVDRKQDWEEAIHWYDKVLNMTDYDEGGEFDGTQDEPRYLLLAREAEMYQEGGFNLTADPQRSGDLFTEAAEAAMAAMKGRLASKYFMKAEECWALMEE; encoded by the exons ATGGAGGATGAACTGATGTTCAGCATGGAGGAGGTGGGCAGTGCTAGGAAGCCCCCCGTCCAACGAAGCACCCCCAACCAGCGGACATCCTCTCTCAGTGATGCCAACGCTAGCGATGACGACGATGACGATAGCTTCATCTGCTCCATCTTGGACGACTCCGCCAAAGACATCTGTCACTACATGAAAAATCTGGTTTACAGCCGCCAGCTTTCAAACTCTCTTCCCAAGAGCAACTTTACATACAGG AATGATACAGAAACAGAACAAGTGGCAGAACCTCGATCGCACAAGTACACGGTTTTGTCTGAGAGCGCACGG GAAGCATGGAAAAAAGCTGTTCAAAAGGCCAAAGCCATGCCCGACCCCTGGGCAGAGTTTCATCTGGAGGCGATAGAGACTGAACCATGTACACGCTACAG GTACAATGCCATCACAGGAGAATGGGCTCAAGACCAGATCCACATCAAGATGGCTTCTCAG CCGTTCGGGAAAGGGGCCATGAGAGAGTGCTTCAGAGC GAAGAAGTTGTCTAATTTCTCACACAGCAGCAACTGGAAGTCAGCTTCAAACTATGTGGCCAAGCGTTACATGGAGGAGGTGGACAGAGACGTTTACCTAGAAGATGTCAGGCTGCAGATGGAGGCCAAACTCTGGGGAGAGGAGTACAACCGCCACAGGCCTCCTAAACAG GTGGACATCATGCAGATGTGTGTGGTGGAAATGACGAGCCGGCCAGGTAAACCTTTCTTCCACCTGGAACATTTCATCGAGGGCAAGTACATCAAATACAACTCCAACTCCGGCTTTGTGAAAGACGACAACATTAGACTCACTCCACAG GCCTTTAGTCACTTTAGCTTTGAGCGGTCGGGCCACCAGCTGATTGTGGTGGACATCCAGGGGGTTGGAGACCTCTACACTGACCCTCAGATCCACACAGAGATCGGCACTGACTTTGGAGATGGAAATCTGG GGGTGCGAGGCATGGCGCTGTTCTTCCACTCTCATCTGTGTAACAAGATCTGCAAGAGTATGGGTCTGACGCCTTTTGACCTGGCCCACGCAGAGAAATCCCAGCTGGACTGCACCAACAAACTGCTT aaatCAGCTCAGACAGTGCTGAGGGGTCAGGAGGAGGTTTGCGGTTCTCCTCGAGTACGCACCATATCAGGAAGCCGAGTGCCTCCGATGCTATCCCGCCTGTCTGAGACTTCATCTGCAGATGACAACATGAGCGACGCGGACTCCATCCCCTGCTCGCCTCACACGTTCCCCTACTCCCCCATAGCTGCACATGGATCTATGG GCTCATATTTTACTGGAAGTTATGAAAATGAAAGACTCAACCATAACAACACAGGTGACCACAAG GAAACGGATAGCGGCGGGGACAGCGGATACCCAAGCGAGAGGAGGAGTGAAGGGGATGTGAATGACCAAGTGGACGGG ATAAAGATGGTAGTTCCTCCAAGAGTCTCCGCAGACTTATATTCTGTCACTCCTGACCACGAATGG CTGACAGAGGAGAAGTGGAGCTTCTACCATTCATCTCGCGCTCACGTCCATCGACCTTCCTGTGTGGCCACTGAGGTAGAGCGACTCAACTCTCTGCTCCAGAAGAAGATCGGCCAGTCGGTCCTCGGAAAG GTCCATCTGGCAATGGTGCGGTACCATGAAGCGGGCCGTTTCTGTGAGAAGAATGAGCAGTGGGATCAGAAGTCAGCCATGTTTCACCTGGAGACAGCAGCCCAGTGTGGAGAGCTGGAGGCCATCGTGGCCATGGGACAGTGCTGTCTGCAGCTGCCCCATCATATCCTGCCAGACATGGAGTTGGAG GATTGTGCAGGAAACAGGATGAGAGGTTTCAAGTATCTGCTACAAGCTGCTGAAGCTGGTGACAGATGTTGTATGACCACAGTGGCCAGAGCCTTTGATAGTGGATTCAATCTGCCCGTTGACAG GAAGCAGGATTGGGAAGAGGCGATACACTGGTATGACAAAGTGTTGAACATGACAGACTACGACGAGGGGGGAGAGTTCGATGGGACGCAGGACGAGCCTCGTTACCTGCTGCTGGCCAGAGAGGCAGAGATGTACCAAGAGGGAGGCTTCAACCTCACTGCAGACCCTCAGAGATCAG GTGACCTGTTTACAGAAGCAGCAGAAGCTGCCATGGCGGCCATGAAAGGCCGGTTGGCTAGCAAGTACTTCATGAAAGCTGAAGAATGCTGGGCACTAATGGAGGAGTAA
- the eef2k gene encoding eukaryotic elongation factor 2 kinase isoform X2 codes for MEDELMFSMEEVGSARKPPVQRSTPNQRTSSLSDANASDDDDDDSFICSILDDSAKDICHYMKNLVYSRQLSNSLPKSNFTYRNDTETEQVAEPRSHKYTVLSESAREAWKKAVQKAKAMPDPWAEFHLEAIETEPCTRYRYNAITGEWAQDQIHIKMASQPFGKGAMRECFRAKKLSNFSHSSNWKSASNYVAKRYMEEVDRDVYLEDVRLQMEAKLWGEEYNRHRPPKQVDIMQMCVVEMTSRPGKPFFHLEHFIEGKYIKYNSNSGFVKDDNIRLTPQAFSHFSFERSGHQLIVVDIQGVGDLYTDPQIHTEIGTDFGDGNLGVRGMALFFHSHLCNKICKSMGLTPFDLAHAEKSQLDCTNKLLKSAQTVLRGQEEVCGSPRVRTISGSRVPPMLSRLSETSSADDNMSDADSIPCSPHTFPYSPIAAHGSMGKSPFGSYFTGSYENERLNHNNTGDHKETDSGGDSGYPSERRSEGDVNDQVDGIKMVVPPRVSADLYSVTPDHEWLTEEKWSFYHSSRAHVHRPSCVATEVERLNSLLQKKIGQSVLGKVHLAMVRYHEAGRFCEKNEQWDQKSAMFHLETAAQCGELEAIVAMGQCCLQLPHHILPDMELEDCAGNRMRGFKYLLQAAEAGDRCCMTTVARAFDSGFNLPVDRPQDWEEAIHWYDKVLNMTDYDEGGEFDGTQDEPRYLLLAREAEMYQEGGFNLTADPQRSGDLFTEAAEAAMAAMKGRLASKYFMKAEECWALMEE; via the exons ATGGAGGATGAACTGATGTTCAGCATGGAGGAGGTGGGCAGTGCTAGGAAGCCCCCCGTCCAACGAAGCACCCCCAACCAGCGGACATCCTCTCTCAGTGATGCCAACGCTAGCGATGACGACGATGACGATAGCTTCATCTGCTCCATCTTGGACGACTCCGCCAAAGACATCTGTCACTACATGAAAAATCTGGTTTACAGCCGCCAGCTTTCAAACTCTCTTCCCAAGAGCAACTTTACATACAGG AATGATACAGAAACAGAACAAGTGGCAGAACCTCGATCGCACAAGTACACGGTTTTGTCTGAGAGCGCACGG GAAGCATGGAAAAAAGCTGTTCAAAAGGCCAAAGCCATGCCCGACCCCTGGGCAGAGTTTCATCTGGAGGCGATAGAGACTGAACCATGTACACGCTACAG GTACAATGCCATCACAGGAGAATGGGCTCAAGACCAGATCCACATCAAGATGGCTTCTCAG CCGTTCGGGAAAGGGGCCATGAGAGAGTGCTTCAGAGC GAAGAAGTTGTCTAATTTCTCACACAGCAGCAACTGGAAGTCAGCTTCAAACTATGTGGCCAAGCGTTACATGGAGGAGGTGGACAGAGACGTTTACCTAGAAGATGTCAGGCTGCAGATGGAGGCCAAACTCTGGGGAGAGGAGTACAACCGCCACAGGCCTCCTAAACAG GTGGACATCATGCAGATGTGTGTGGTGGAAATGACGAGCCGGCCAGGTAAACCTTTCTTCCACCTGGAACATTTCATCGAGGGCAAGTACATCAAATACAACTCCAACTCCGGCTTTGTGAAAGACGACAACATTAGACTCACTCCACAG GCCTTTAGTCACTTTAGCTTTGAGCGGTCGGGCCACCAGCTGATTGTGGTGGACATCCAGGGGGTTGGAGACCTCTACACTGACCCTCAGATCCACACAGAGATCGGCACTGACTTTGGAGATGGAAATCTGG GGGTGCGAGGCATGGCGCTGTTCTTCCACTCTCATCTGTGTAACAAGATCTGCAAGAGTATGGGTCTGACGCCTTTTGACCTGGCCCACGCAGAGAAATCCCAGCTGGACTGCACCAACAAACTGCTT aaatCAGCTCAGACAGTGCTGAGGGGTCAGGAGGAGGTTTGCGGTTCTCCTCGAGTACGCACCATATCAGGAAGCCGAGTGCCTCCGATGCTATCCCGCCTGTCTGAGACTTCATCTGCAGATGACAACATGAGCGACGCGGACTCCATCCCCTGCTCGCCTCACACGTTCCCCTACTCCCCCATAGCTGCACATGGATCTATGGGCAAGTCCCCTTTTG GCTCATATTTTACTGGAAGTTATGAAAATGAAAGACTCAACCATAACAACACAGGTGACCACAAG GAAACGGATAGCGGCGGGGACAGCGGATACCCAAGCGAGAGGAGGAGTGAAGGGGATGTGAATGACCAAGTGGACGGG ATAAAGATGGTAGTTCCTCCAAGAGTCTCCGCAGACTTATATTCTGTCACTCCTGACCACGAATGG CTGACAGAGGAGAAGTGGAGCTTCTACCATTCATCTCGCGCTCACGTCCATCGACCTTCCTGTGTGGCCACTGAGGTAGAGCGACTCAACTCTCTGCTCCAGAAGAAGATCGGCCAGTCGGTCCTCGGAAAG GTCCATCTGGCAATGGTGCGGTACCATGAAGCGGGCCGTTTCTGTGAGAAGAATGAGCAGTGGGATCAGAAGTCAGCCATGTTTCACCTGGAGACAGCAGCCCAGTGTGGAGAGCTGGAGGCCATCGTGGCCATGGGACAGTGCTGTCTGCAGCTGCCCCATCATATCCTGCCAGACATGGAGTTGGAG GATTGTGCAGGAAACAGGATGAGAGGTTTCAAGTATCTGCTACAAGCTGCTGAAGCTGGTGACAGATGTTGTATGACCACAGTGGCCAGAGCCTTTGATAGTGGATTCAATCTGCCCGTTGACAGGCCA CAGGATTGGGAAGAGGCGATACACTGGTATGACAAAGTGTTGAACATGACAGACTACGACGAGGGGGGAGAGTTCGATGGGACGCAGGACGAGCCTCGTTACCTGCTGCTGGCCAGAGAGGCAGAGATGTACCAAGAGGGAGGCTTCAACCTCACTGCAGACCCTCAGAGATCAG GTGACCTGTTTACAGAAGCAGCAGAAGCTGCCATGGCGGCCATGAAAGGCCGGTTGGCTAGCAAGTACTTCATGAAAGCTGAAGAATGCTGGGCACTAATGGAGGAGTAA